The genomic stretch TTCTATAAATATAAAACAGGAAGCTATTCATTAATAAGAATAGCTTCCTGTTTTTCTTATCATTTATTCATGGATTTGACGCTACAACTAGAAACTAGTCTTTAAACCTAATAGTTATAAATCTGCTCCGGCAAATTATCATAAACCCCCGGATCTGCCTGATCAATGGAACGATCTGCAATCGCCTCGGCCGTTGTGCTCATCGCAAGAAAAGCCTGCTTGGTGAGGTACCCATTTGATTTCTGTCCAAGAACGTATGGCTCATAGTTTCCGTCTGCCATCCCTCTCATTTCAAATAGAATGACGGGAATGTCATATTGGAGAGCCATGGCATTCGAAGCCACGTTCGGATTTTGGGTTGGCTCATCATACTTAAATACATGAGACCATCCCTTCGACTCTAGTCCCTGGTAGAGAACAGTCGCTAATTTTTTTGATTGTTCTTTTACTTCTTGTGTGACCTCAGAACTTTGCGGTGTTAAAAGTGATCCTGATGTTGGCTTTCCATCATATTCTTCTTGCGTGCCCTGGTGATGGAAATCGATCATATAATCAATGTCATACTTCGATATCACATTTTCGTGTAAAGCTTTTGTCTCAGGAGCTACTTTATTCACATGATCGCGATTAAGATCGAGTCTATCGGCATTATACCTCGTTAAATTGCGCCCGCTAGCTAAATAATTCTCAAGCTCAAAATTCACATCTCCCATCGCACCATCCGCATTGTACATAGGGACTATTAAAATATTCACGTTCTCAAGCAGTTCTTGATTACCCTGACTATTTGAACCAAGGTGACGAATATAATCTAACGCCCCTTCTGTCGTGAGCGCTTCGTTGCCATGCTGCTGTGTGAGAAACAGAATCGTAGGATTTTCTGGATTCGTTATGTATTTGACTAGATAGATATCACGATCCTTCGTCGTCTTTCCGATAACCTCCAAATCCATGCTCTCTTGTTTTTGATTCTCTTTTACTAGAAAGCTAGACATTTCTTCATAAGTCGTCAAAATCGCTGTTTGAACCGTTTCCTTTCCATTGACATCCGGACCATTTCCTCCCGCAAATGAAGGTACGCCCGCTATGGTAGAGCTTGCAATAACGGCAGAGAGTGTTAATGTGAAAATTTTCTTCTTCAAGCTTCTTCAGCTCCTTTATGATTTGGTAGAACATTCATAAAGTATCCGATTCTATAGATGTCAGTTATTCCCTGCAGTTTCACCTCAAAAGTGGATAAAAGGCCTATCATTTAGAAATTCCATTATAAATATACCAACTAAAGAACTAACTCATTTAATAAGAATATGGACAAAACAAGCAACGTATTGTATATCGTTTCATTGCTTTATTTTTATAACCGGGAAGCAGCAAGGATAGAGACACTTCGTGAAAATCTAAAAGGAAAGTAAATGGGGTGGTTATTTGGAAGGAGAAAACAAAAATAAACATTATGCTACTACTGCCTTAGTATTAGCGATTTGTTCATTTGTACTGGGATTAATCCCGATTATAGGTTGGCTTCTTGTGATTACGGCAACTGTTTTCCTTGTATTGAGCTATACAAATAAGGAGAGGGGGCCAAAGAATGTTGTCTCATTGATTCTAATAAGTCTCACATGGATAACTAAAATTCTTTTTGCAGTCCTCTTCTTTTTTGCAGTATTTACGCCTTCTAGCGATGAAGAAACCTCAACTCAAGTTGAAACCGTTGCGACAACTGAGGCTGCCGACAGCAAAGAGCAAGAAGATGAGAAGGATAAGGTTTACAAGGTAGGTGATGTTGTTCAAATAAATGATAAGGAGTTAACTGTTTTAAAGGTTGAGAAATCAAAGGGTAATGAATACTCCAGCCTTAAATCTGGGGATGAATATGTCATTATCTCTGTCAAAATAACGAATAATTCAAAAGAAAAAATATCCTATAACCCTTATGATTTTGAGATGAGTAACTCGAAAGGGCAGATACTGCAACACTCCTATTCAGGTATTCATGAAGATACTGCGTTGCATTATGGTGAGCTGGCGCCAGGCGGAACCGTAGAAGGGACAGTTCTATTCGAACAGCCGATAGATGATAAAAAGTTACAGTTGCAGTATACCGTTAACTTTTGGAGAGATCGAATGATTCGTGTTGACTTACAGTAATTGAGATTTAATCATTGTAAGATCGTTGTGACTAAGAGCAAAACAAAAAAACAGGGGCTACTCATAACTAAGAGTAGCTCCCTGTTTTTTGATGTGTTTTAAAACAAGTGATTTTCTTCTTCAGACCGACAAATCCATTTTCATCAGGAGAATCCACCTTTGGAATACACCTGCTCTTTTACACAACTCAACATTTCTAACTTATAAACCTAAAATCATTCCGTGATAATTAAAACGTTATTAACGATAGGATAGCTCTTTCTCCACAACACTCTTCAAATAAGCCATCACTTCACCCTGAAGATCTTCTCTACCCAAAGCGAAATCAACCGTCGCCTTAATAAACCCAAATTTATCTCCAACATCATATCGGTCACCTTTAAATTCATGTGCAATAACAGCTTGCGATTCATTCAATACCTTAATCGCATCCGTCAATTGCACCTCGCCACCAGCACCCGTTGGTAACGTTTCAAGAATTTCAAAGATTTCAGGAGTTAGCACGTAGCGACCAAGAATCGCATAGTTAGACGGCGCTTCTTCCATTGAAGGCTTTTCAACAAACGTTTCAACAGGAATTACGCCTTCTTCTAACATCCCTTCTTTTGGCGCGATGATCCCATATTTTGAAACATGCTCGTTAGCAACATGTTGAACGCCAACAACCGAACTGTTGTAGTGATTGTAAACATCCATCAACTGACCGATACATGGTACTTCAGAGCGAACGATATCGTCTCCTAATAGTACCGCAAAAGGCTCATCACCGATAAAACTTTGCGCACAACCAATCGCGTGACCAAGTCCTTTTGGCTCTTTTTGACGGATGTAATGAATGTTTGCTAGATTCGAGATCTTTTGGACTTCTTCTAACATCTCGTGTTTTTGCTTCTTCGTAAGCGTTTCTTCTAGTTCATATGATTTATCAAAATGATCTTCAATAGCGCGCTTTCCTCGTCCGCTTACGATAATAATGTCTTCAATCCCTGCACGTACTGCCTCTTCCACAATGTATTGAATGGTTGGCTTGTCCACGATTGGTAGCATTTCTTTCGGTTGAGCTTTCGTTGCTGGTAGGAATCTTGTTCCGAGGCCTGCAGCTGGGATAATCGCTTTTCTTACTTTCATAAATAAGCTTCCTTTCTTGAGTCAAACTTTACTATGCATACCACTCTTTTTAGAAATGCCTAACCGCTAATGACTACACATTCTAATTCCAACTAGCAAAAAGTCATAGTTATTCGTTCTGTATAAATATAAAGAAGAGTACTTCAAGCTTAAGTTACCTGTTCAATTGCATATCAGTTCTAACTAACTCATCGAGCCTTTTCAGATATTCTTTGTAATAACCAGATTCGTAATGGGAAGGGTTATTTCCATAAGGATGAGCGTAATGACCGATAAATCCATCATTTGTTAAATCGATCACCTTGATATTAGGGAGACGATTGATAAAGTAGTTGTTTAGCTTATCCCAAAAAACGTTATTTCTTCGGATCAATTTTTGCCGACTGTCTGAATAAGACTTAACATTTCCCTGTTCATCATAATACCTTGTCGTAAATTGCCCTTTGCTAAGAATGATTCTTTCTTCAGGAATAATCCTTAAGAGCTCGTCTATAAACCGGTCAACAGCAGATTTCCACAGCTGAAAATAATCATGGTTGTTTTGGTGATCGATTACCTTACTCTTACGTTGCAATTCTGAATACAGATTGGTTTTCCTTAATAACAAACTAGCACTAACATAAGACTCATCACTTATGCGAAAAACATCTCTGGCTGCATCCGCTAGGAAGTCCAAGATTAGATATTCTGGTTTTGATTGAGATAAGTCCCTGATGAACGTTTTATTAAAATCTCTCATGATCGGCAATTGTTCGCTCTTGTTCAGATGTTTCAGGTCATCAAGTTCAAGAGACACAGGATTTGACATTAAACTAATCATGGAAGATTGAATGTGCGTAAATGTACATTGATAGAATCTTTTGTACTCCGGATTGAAATATGGCTTTGATTCAAAGGCATTTCGACTAAAGCATGACCCAAGAACGGCAAGTTGTATGACATCATCTGAAAAGGTTGTTTTATCTTTTTTGACAACTATTGAAAGTTGATTTTTGTGGTTACGAGAGAAACTTATGATCAATGGTTGTGTCTTTGGCATTATACGAACAGTAGAATCCAATGGTAGAGAAGGTGTGCCAGAAACGAGTACATCTACTTTCTCATTTTGACCCATCTTTATTTCTAAAAACAGATCCCAACTCTGAAGTTCTTGTTGAATAGTCGAATCAATTATTTTAGAAAGATCAACTACTCCTTCAAATTCTTCTGGCGTTAGTCTAAGGCTACTTTTCTCACCTTCAAAATACGAGAATTCATTTCCATAAGTAAACCGTTTTTTAACGACAAGTGATATGCTTTCATTCCCCAAATTGGAAAGATCCAACTCCGGCGAATAAAGATTACCTTTAAGGTTTAAAACTTGATCACTTAAAGAAAGTTCAACGACTTCGGCAACAATGTCCTTTTTCCGAATTAAAAGAGAGAAGGTTTTTCCCCCCGTCATATAAGGTTTCATTTTTAAGGCCTGATTCGAATTCAACGTCTCGTAATGATACTTAGCTGCAGCGGTATTCATAGTTGAGTAAACTGGGACTTCCGCTGACTTTTGTCCGGTTACAGACAACCTTATAAAGACATCCCACGCCTGTTCATCATTTTTTAGGTCACCGTTAAACATATGGTTCACCTGAATTGTTTCACTACACCGTAAACCTTGATTTTTAAGGTGAAACACTTTCTCTTCATCATACTGAAAAAGGTTCATTTGTTCCCTTTTCTTAAAAACTAATTGACATGTTAGCTTTTCAAAGAAATGATCACTTACATCATTTGATTGAAGTAAGATTTCAGGAGTCAATTCTCCATTTGTATAGTCAGCAGATTCCAAGTTTGCTTGAAGGTTGACCATCGTAATAAGGAAGCCCAAACCACCGTCACCCGCTCTATATGGTTTCGCTTTAAAAAGAGGATTAACTGTGAATGGGTGATAAACCAATTTCAATTGTTGGTCGATTTTCAATCGATAAGAATGACCACCATTATTGATATAAAAATACCAAACTTGTCCTTCTTCCAACAGTTTCATATTTAATAATTTATCAATCTCAATTTCAAAGATGAATTTCTCTTTATTAACTTTTAAAGAAAAATGTCTTTCATCTAAATAGTCAATTGTATGTTCGATCACTCTTCGCTTAACACAAATGGTAGCATCTTCACTCAAATACTGATCGGACTGGCCCCATAAGGAAATGATTCCATTGCGATAGTCAACTTTAGAGACCTTTACTTCCAATTCTAAAACCCTTTCTCTGTTAAACTTAAAGAACTCTTTTTCAAGATCCCAAAACGGCCACTTTTAGTTGATTCTCACTTGAGACATTGTCTAAGAAATAAAGAGACAAGTTTTGCTTTCCATTCACAAATGGTTTACATTTCACCCTCGGGTTAGCAAACATTTCTTCATATCCAATTTTAAGTTGATTTACTTTTTCAGCATTTATCGGTAGATCTATTGTGTTTCCAGATATAGTGGCGACACGTAGAAAGAGATCCCATACATCCTTGTTATGAATAACCTCTTCTTCTAAAAGTTCAGAAACATCCGCTACCAAATCAAAATTTTGATTGGTAATAAGTAACTCCACCCCTTTTTCGAGGTTGTAAGTTAATTCTTGACCAACAGTTTGACGTTTTTTTAATACGAAAGAAGAGTTAAATTCATCCAGCTTATCGAGATCGTAATTCGTTGCTTCAATATGTCCAGTTACCAATAGTCGATTTGCCTCAAAATAAATTTGCTCAATAGAAGGAGAAATATCAGCGTATTTTATAATGAAAGCAAGTGTATCGTGTCCAGTTTTATATGGTTTGACTCGATAAAGATCATTTTTTTCAAACTGGTAGTAATTGAAATGAATGTTTTCCTTTTTATTTACTGTAAGGTCGAGTACCAAACCATTTGTATCTTTTAACTCTATAAATAAATCCCAGATAAGATTTTTGTTGAACGGATAGCCATCATAAAGATCATCTAACGAAAAGTGAAAAAGAAACCTTCCTTCAGAAATTGGTTCTATTGTTTTGGATTCATAATACTCAAAGAGATGTTCTTGCTCTCTTTTTTTTGCTTTTAAGGTGACGATCTTATCCTTTAAAGCGTTATCTGTCATAGCTCCATTCACGTCAACTTCAATCGAACAGCGCCCATCTTTAAACGTAACGTCAGCGACTTCTGTAGTGAGATCATTTTGTAACACAAGCATAGAAAGGCCATTTCGCCCATTCACATAAGGCTTAACTTTAAATAGGTGATGTGAAAAAGGACGGTAGTCCACTTCTTTCAAGTCAGGAGCTGAGGTTGTCATTTTAGCCTCAATGTATTCTCCACCTTGATGAATAAAGAAGTCCCAAATAACACCATCATGCATTTTTTTTTGAACAAATATGTCGTTAATGCTTTCTTCTATTGAGAACGTAGTCCCATTCATAACCGTGGTGAACCTATATTCTTCAGGATATTCTAGCCCCTGTTCAACTTCACGTCTTCTTAGACAGAGAGAAACATTATGATCTTGAATGTCTTGATCAACTTCTCCCGTTACCCTTAACACGTCATCAAAATATTCTACTCCCGTTATTAAAGCGTTCAATTTGTCACCTCTTTATTTAAATCATTTTCGTTTATTCAACGATCAGCTCATTAATTGTTTCTTTCCACTTCGTTCCGATTTCATCAATTTCATATCGTTTTACATTCTCCATGCCATTTTCACTAAACTTTTCACGTAAATTTTTGTCTTCTATTAAACGAATCAGGGAATCGGCAAATGCTTCAATATTTCCGTCTTCAACGAGAATCCCATCTTCATTATGCTTAATGATTTCACCTGGCCCCTTAGGGCAGTCAAAGCTAACCACCGGTACACCGCACTGCATTGCCTCAACAATAACCATTCCAAAACCTTCAAAACGAGAACTTAATGCATAGATGGAAGATTTCATTAGTTCCACATCGATGTTGGGAGTGGATCCCATTAGGACTACGTGATTATACAATTCCTTTTCTTCAATAAGGTCTAGAAGATTTTGACGTTCTCTTCCTCCGCCAAAAATTTTCAATTTCCAATCTGGATGCTTCTCGTTAACAATCTTAAAAGCTTCAATAAGTAAATCGAAGCCCTTCTGAGGTACTAATCTTCCTGCAGCAATGATCGTTTTAGATTCTAAAGGTGAGACACCACCTTGAAGCTTAGGAATCGAATTAGTCAGTTTTTTCACCTTCACACTACCAGCAGATAGCAACTCTTTGTAGTCGGTTGTATCATCATCCGTTAAAGTTGCAAGATAATCTAAGCTTGCATAATGCTTTACGATGGAACGCTTTAAGCGCTCTGGATAAATTGCGTAATTGAGATGCTCCTGTCCAATGACTTTCACATCTTTCTTCACATATTTACTAGCAAAAATGTTGAAACTTGGTCTTGTACTTACAAGAATTCCAGAATCAATGGATTTCATATAGTTATACATTTTAATATCCGATAAAGCTGAAAAGAAATGGTGTCCTTCATCATCGGGATGAATTAACCTACTTTTCATTTTCAATAATTTACTTGCTACCTTACTCTTTAGATCTAATTGACTTTTGCTACGATTCACAACATCGTGTAGAACGGTTACTTTGATTCTAGGATCAATTTCAAAGAAAGGGTTATTTCTGTGTCTAAATACACTAATTACTTCAATATCATAGCCGTTCTGCGCAAGATAATTGGTAACGTTAAGGACAGTTCGAACCGTACCTCCCATTCCATATATATCAAATACAAGAAATCTAATCTTCACAAATCATTCTCCAATCTCTTCATTTCACCCTAATACCTTTTCAATTGTTCTCCTTGCAGCCTTTCCGTCGTCAAGGTGACAAAACTTAGATGTGAAATCTTTGTATTTCTTTCGATATGTCTGCTGAATACGGTCTATATTGTCAATTGCATGAAACAACTTCTCTTCACTGATTACAATTGGACCAGGTGCTTCTTTTTGAAAATCAAAATAGAATCCTCTCACTTGAGTGGCATATCTTGGCATATCGTAAGCAAAGAAGATCATTGGTCGATTCAGGTTAGCGTAGTCGAACATCACGGAAGAGTAGTCTGTTATGAGAAGATTAGAAATCAGATAGAGCTCTTGAATATCATCATAACTTGAAACGTTATAGACAAACTCTTCATAGCCCTCTAACTGAATTCGCATCGCATCTCTATAGTGGAGCCTCACTAACAGAACATAGTCATTTCCAAACTTCTCTCTCATTCTCTCTAAATCAAATTTAAATTGGTATGGTTGAAAATTAGCTCCATTATGGAATTCATAATCTCGCCAAGTTGGCGCATACAAGATGACTTTTTTATCCTCAGGAATGTTTAGCTTTTTCTTAATGGCCCGAATCTTAACTTCTTTATTTTTGTTTAAAAGAACATCATTACGAGGATAACCAATGTCCAGGGTCGTTTTGTTAAAATTAAAAGCTCTCTTCAAAATCGTAGACGTATAATCATTGGGACCGATTAAATAATCCCAACGCTTATTTCTTTCAAGAAGGGCCGGAGAAGTGTTTTCTGCGTATGATTCAGAAGTTGGATCGATATCAAAACCTAGTTTTTTCAAAGGTGTACCATGCCAGGTTTGAAGATGGACGGATCCATTACGCTTTTCATAAAAATCTGGAAAGTTACCATTATTCACAAAAAACTTTCCGACCGCCATATAGTAATAATATTTGAGAGAATGCGGTCTTACTTTAATAGGATTACCAGGAATTTCAGTGTTCAGGTTATTCATCACCCAAACCGATTTGTACTTATTCTTAGAATCCACTAGCTCCTCGTAGATGGCTTTAGGATTGCATGAGTAGCTTTTACCGTGAAAACTCTGAAATACGATTACTTTAGTGTTAATCGGTAGTATTTTATTACATGCCTTATAGAAGGGAAGTAAACTTTTATTGATCAATGTTTTCCATTTTGTTCGTTGCTTCAAACGGTCTTCAAACGTCATGACCACTTTAGACGCATCCACATTCATCGTAAATGGAATTAATGCATCATCGAAATTAAGGTGACACCGAATCAGGTCAAAATTGATATCTCGCAGTAATTGCATCTTCTTTATTTTTTCTTGATGGCCAAGTTTTATTTTTGCCACAAATGCGTGTTCAAGCGTCGTCTTTCCAGTCTTTTGTAATTCCCACTCCACTGGTAGATGATATCTTGCGCCATATTGACCTTTAATTAATATTGAACCTTCAAGTAATTTAGGTAACTCCTTATGTGGAGGCTGAATATTAAGTTTTCCAGTAATCAATAAATCCGATTTCACAATTCTTACGTTATCAATTGATTTTGTTTGAATATAATCCCTTACGAGTATGGAAACTTCTTCATGTATGGTATAATAAGGCTTAATGACCTTAATATGCCTGTCGCGATTGATAAATGTTTGCTGTGGTAAGTTGACAAGTCTTTGTTTCGAACTAATATCGTCTAAGCGAGAGACTAATTTTGACTGACAAACATCTGAAATAAAGGATAAGTCCCAAATGCCATCGGTAAATAAGCCCTGACGATAGGACTCTTCAATATCCATCGTATAGGTGAATGTTCGATCCTCTACGCTGATCTCATATTCATGGCTTATGTCTGTACCTCTTTTTTCAAATCGAATGCGTGCATGATCAGCATAGGTACTTTCATCTAAAGAGGTCATTATTTGTCCATGTAAAGTTATTTCACCATTTTTAGCGTAGACTGCACGTATTTCTGCCTGAAAATCTTCCCTAGTTACAAGCACCGAAAGAGGATCGTTTTCCTGACCAACGTTCAACATCACTTTGTTGATAATACCGGACGTATGAAATATCGCTGAATAATGAAAGATCTTTGAAGCATCTACATTTAATGGCAAAGACATAACTTTATCCTGATAATCCATTCTCATTGCAATTTCAAATGATTCATCATAATGTAAGAGGAGATTATTCTTTCTAAAATCTAATTCAATTTCATATCCTGTCCAATCATACGTTCCATCAGGTTGACCATAATGCTTCGACAAATCCGGTCGATTCACATGTGTAGCTGGGAGCTCCAGTGTTGTACCATTCTTACGAGTGAGCAGAATCGTTTTCTTAACCTCTTTACTCTCTAACACTTGCCAGGAAGGTACTAAGAAATAACCACTTAGTTTAAGAACGCCAAATGTATCTAGATTGACCGTTTCGGAAACAAGTTTGGCGGTACTTCCATCAGATTTAAATGATAAATTTCCTTTTACAGTTGAATAGGGAATAAGTGACTTGTTTATTCTGTTGATATAAAGTGGCGGGTATTCGAGGGTATTTGTTAAACTGTTTTTCACTCTCAGAACCTTTTCTTTCCCTTGTAAATTCACATGAAAATAAGCATCCCATATACCTGATGTCAGTTCATTTACGTTCTGAGTGATGTCCAAGCTAAACTGTATGAGATCGTTACTTTGTGGGTCATACTCACTGTCTACCTTAGTTGTTATACGATTGCGAGTTTGTCTTTCTATAAGAACATATTTAAGTGGTTGCGCTGAAGCTACTGCATTGATGTCTAATTTTAATGTGACATCCAACTTCTGTTGATGGTATTCTAAGCCATGTAAATAACACTTAAACTGCTCGCTTGGCTGCCATAATAAATTTAATAATCCCATGTTACACCCCTAATAAATCATTGTTGTCATATCGTTCTATAACTTTTCTCTACCTGACTGAAGCTAACTCTTTTTTCACCTGGGTAGTTGAAATTCCTGGAGTCCTTTTCAAATAAACGACTTCACATTTTTCTTTTAAAAAGTCAAACTCCCCTTCCCAATCGTCACCCATGACAAATAAATCGACATCGTACAAGTTAATGTCACTCAACTTCTGCTCCCAATTTTCTTCCGCAATGACTTCATCCACATACCGAACAGCTTCAAGAATGTATTTACGATTTTCAAAACTATGAAAAGATTTCTTATTTTTAAGTGCATTAAATTCATCAGAAGAAATCGCCACAATCAAATAATCTCCTAAACCCTTAGCTCTCTTCAGCAAATTAATATGTCCCCAATGAAGCATGTCAAAAGTACCATATGTGATTACTTTTTTCATACAAACCTCCCATTAACACGAATATATCTATTTAGATTAACACATCACAGACCTTTAGACCTACAAATATTTACAATCCCTAAACATTACCATTACCGATCGATCACGAAAAAAGTGATCAATATGAAGATTACTTCTAATACAAATCATTCGTTCCTATCATTCATTTTATGAAATGCAAGCGATTATATTTGAGGTGACCAGAAGCGAAATGCTTGATGTGCTGCGCCATATAGAAGAATCAATGAGGAAGAAAATGGAGCAGATTTTCCTACAATCGATATTTCTAATCCTGCGAATAATGTGTTGAAAGTTATGCAAAATAAAAAAACTTTGTAAATTAAATATGAACGGTGATGAACCTAAAGACCTAGAATAAACAGGTTATATGAATGTGCTTTTAAAAAAACATCTATGGTTGGGAGCGAAGCTTGTGATATGTGGGTAAAGAACGAGTGGGATGATTCTATTGATTAACTAAAACCAGGTGAACTAATCTAGTGATTAGTTCACCTGGTTTTTTTGAAATAGAAAAAATTTAATTTATATTGAAAGTGGATCACAGTAGGGCGTTACCAGGTTACGAATGTTGGTGATGGATGGCGCCGGAGACTGACGAAAACAGTCACTACAAAAAACAGCAAAGCATAACAATCTAGTCTGTTTTGTAGCCTACAGTTAATGAACCTCAACATCATTTTACTGCGTTTGTTTTATACAGTTTGCTTGTTGATCCGTACCCCCTATTTGAATTGAACTAGGCATCAATGAGACGGTTCTGTTGATTCATTATCATAAATAAATAGAACAATAACTATTGACTAATCATTGTTCCTTCTAAATATAGATTGCATCATGAGAACCGTCCCAGCGCTTCCCCTGTTAAAAAATCGTCCCTCTCTCAACTTGTGAATGAAACAATTTAAGATTCTCTACCACTTGTTCTGATTCTTCAACAAGGGCTTCCACAGATACTGCTTTTTGATGAGAAAGCTGGTTAATGATATCTGAAAATAAGAGAATCATTTCTTCTAAAATCGTATTCGAACTTAAATTGTACAAGCGAACATCTTGGTACTTACTAATGTTAAAAAGTGCTGTATCAATATAAGGCTTGAAGCGATCGATCAGATCAGGGAAATTGGTTAACAATTGCTGAGTACCTTCTTCAAGTCCTTCCACCATATTTTGTAGTTGCTCTAATGGCGTAAGTGTAATAGAAACGAGCTCATTAATTTGTTCATCAAAGTTACTAAACAAACCTACTAATTTTGCTGGCAAAGAAGAGGTAGCTTGGACGTTAATGAAGCGGATTGTTTGAATCAGTAGAGTCAATGAATGATCGAATAAAGAAAGGACACTCTTAATCGCTGAAAGAGGCGGAATGATTAACTGCCAAATAGCTTGAATAAATGTTTCTGTTCCTTCTTCCAATACCTTTTCTTTAATCGAGAGACCATTTGGTAAATAGTGAGAGTCCAGTAAACGTGATTTTTCTACTTTTGATATTTTTCCTACGTCTTTAACTTGATTCACTTTAGACTTAATGGAATCAGCTAAAGATAATTCTCGATCAAAAAGGGAAGCTGCCGTTTCCGAAACACTTGTTCCAAAACTCATGATTTGCTGTGACAATAAACCGTTATTTTGGTTAATGATTTCATAATGGGAAGCTAATTCACCAACCACAGCATCGTAGATAAAATCTGTTCCTCCCTCTAATAATTTAGGTAGTTTCTCTTCTCTTATGTAAGTGACATGCTCTACAAGATCTTCAAATGAACTTTCGATCTCATTAATCTTTTTGTGAATTTCTCCAAAAATGCTTTCTACACTAACATCCATCTTTAAAAGGTGTTCAGCTATTTCTGCTGGAGGGGAATTGAGAAAGGCATTCAGGCTTCTAAAACGATCCTCGGCCATCGTTAACATCGTTCTCATATTATCAAGTTCAAACTGGATAAGATAACCGGTTGCGGTAATACTTTTTAAGACAGGAGACGAAGTTAGATCCTCCACAAACGTAGAGAACGTTTCTTTTAAATTTGTTACACGTTCTTCAAATTTAGCTCTCTCGTCCTCGACGATACTTACGGAATTCCCAATGTATTCGGAAGAAAGGGATAGACGATTTCCAACCAAATCATAGATTCCTTGATAAAGCGTATTGATCGTATCTGCATTCAATTCAATACGACTTGAATTCCCGCCGTGAAGGGACTCTCCTGTCCAAATACTAGTGACAATGTGTTCATCAGCACCAACACGAATAAAC from Bacillus sp. Cs-700 encodes the following:
- a CDS encoding M14 family zinc carboxypeptidase, yielding MKKKIFTLTLSAVIASSTIAGVPSFAGGNGPDVNGKETVQTAILTTYEEMSSFLVKENQKQESMDLEVIGKTTKDRDIYLVKYITNPENPTILFLTQQHGNEALTTEGALDYIRHLGSNSQGNQELLENVNILIVPMYNADGAMGDVNFELENYLASGRNLTRYNADRLDLNRDHVNKVAPETKALHENVISKYDIDYMIDFHHQGTQEEYDGKPTSGSLLTPQSSEVTQEVKEQSKKLATVLYQGLESKGWSHVFKYDEPTQNPNVASNAMALQYDIPVILFEMRGMADGNYEPYVLGQKSNGYLTKQAFLAMSTTAEAIADRSIDQADPGVYDNLPEQIYNY
- a CDS encoding glycosyltransferase family 4 protein, with the translated sequence MKIRFLVFDIYGMGGTVRTVLNVTNYLAQNGYDIEVISVFRHRNNPFFEIDPRIKVTVLHDVVNRSKSQLDLKSKVASKLLKMKSRLIHPDDEGHHFFSALSDIKMYNYMKSIDSGILVSTRPSFNIFASKYVKKDVKVIGQEHLNYAIYPERLKRSIVKHYASLDYLATLTDDDTTDYKELLSAGSVKVKKLTNSIPKLQGGVSPLESKTIIAAGRLVPQKGFDLLIEAFKIVNEKHPDWKLKIFGGGRERQNLLDLIEEKELYNHVVLMGSTPNIDVELMKSSIYALSSRFEGFGMVIVEAMQCGVPVVSFDCPKGPGEIIKHNEDGILVEDGNIEAFADSLIRLIEDKNLREKFSENGMENVKRYEIDEIGTKWKETINELIVE
- the galU gene encoding UTP--glucose-1-phosphate uridylyltransferase GalU, translating into MKVRKAIIPAAGLGTRFLPATKAQPKEMLPIVDKPTIQYIVEEAVRAGIEDIIIVSGRGKRAIEDHFDKSYELEETLTKKQKHEMLEEVQKISNLANIHYIRQKEPKGLGHAIGCAQSFIGDEPFAVLLGDDIVRSEVPCIGQLMDVYNHYNSSVVGVQHVANEHVSKYGIIAPKEGMLEEGVIPVETFVEKPSMEEAPSNYAILGRYVLTPEIFEILETLPTGAGGEVQLTDAIKVLNESQAVIAHEFKGDRYDVGDKFGFIKATVDFALGREDLQGEVMAYLKSVVEKELSYR
- a CDS encoding DUF4352 domain-containing protein, whose protein sequence is MEGENKNKHYATTALVLAICSFVLGLIPIIGWLLVITATVFLVLSYTNKERGPKNVVSLILISLTWITKILFAVLFFFAVFTPSSDEETSTQVETVATTEAADSKEQEDEKDKVYKVGDVVQINDKELTVLKVEKSKGNEYSSLKSGDEYVIISVKITNNSKEKISYNPYDFEMSNSKGQILQHSYSGIHEDTALHYGELAPGGTVEGTVLFEQPIDDKKLQLQYTVNFWRDRMIRVDLQ
- a CDS encoding DUF6270 domain-containing protein, with protein sequence MEVKVSKVDYRNGIISLWGQSDQYLSEDATICVKRRVIEHTIDYLDERHFSLKVNKEKFIFEIEIDKLLNMKLLEEGQVWYFYINNGGHSYRLKIDQQLKLVYHPFTVNPLFKAKPYRAGDGGLGFLITMVNLQANLESADYTNGELTPEILLQSNDVSDHFFEKLTCQLVFKKREQMNLFQYDEEKVFHLKNQGLRCSETIQVNHMFNGDLKNDEQAWDVFIRLSVTGQKSAEVPVYSTMNTAAAKYHYETLNSNQALKMKPYMTGGKTFSLLIRKKDIVAEVVELSLSDQVLNLKGNLYSPELDLSNLGNESISLVVKKRFTYGNEFSYFEGEKSSLRLTPEEFEGVVDLSKIIDSTIQQELQSWDLFLEIKMGQNEKVDVLVSGTPSLPLDSTVRIMPKTQPLIISFSRNHKNQLSIVVKKDKTTFSDDVIQLAVLGSCFSRNAFESKPYFNPEYKRFYQCTFTHIQSSMISLMSNPVSLELDDLKHLNKSEQLPIMRDFNKTFIRDLSQSKPEYLILDFLADAARDVFRISDESYVSASLLLRKTNLYSELQRKSKVIDHQNNHDYFQLWKSAVDRFIDELLRIIPEERIILSKGQFTTRYYDEQGNVKSYSDSRQKLIRRNNVFWDKLNNYFINRLPNIKVIDLTNDGFIGHYAHPYGNNPSHYESGYYKEYLKRLDELVRTDMQLNR